Proteins from one candidate division KSB1 bacterium genomic window:
- a CDS encoding DUF1905 domain-containing protein yields MKKFTAVLQDAGGGGVYVDVPFDVEKAYGTRGQVKIKALIDGEPYRGSLANMGTGCHMFPILKAIRMKLGKGPGDKINIELRRDTEERVIAVPADLQKRLTKHKAAKAGFDKLSYSHRKEYVQWIEAAKRAETRASRIEKTIAMLSEGKRSPK; encoded by the coding sequence GTGAAGAAATTCACGGCGGTCCTGCAGGACGCGGGCGGTGGCGGTGTCTATGTGGACGTCCCATTTGATGTCGAGAAAGCCTATGGCACGCGCGGGCAGGTGAAGATCAAAGCGCTCATCGACGGCGAACCCTATCGCGGCTCCCTCGCCAACATGGGCACCGGCTGCCACATGTTCCCGATTCTGAAGGCGATTCGAATGAAGTTGGGCAAGGGTCCGGGCGACAAGATCAACATCGAACTCCGGCGCGATACCGAGGAACGGGTGATCGCCGTGCCGGCCGACTTGCAGAAGCGACTGACCAAGCACAAAGCAGCGAAGGCCGGCTTCGACAAGCTTTCTTACTCGCACCGTAAGGAGTACGTGCAGTGGATCGAAGCCGCCAAACGCGCAGAAACGCGCGCATCGCGCATCGAAAAGACCATCGCGATGCTGAGCGAAGGTAAGCGCTCGCCGAAGTGA
- a CDS encoding putative metal-dependent hydrolase: protein MTDPRYPIGPFSWNGFLTPAERAECIRRILEIPRQLSHVVAQLSPAQLEQSYREGGWSARQLVHHVADSQIVGFIRTKLIVTEDSPTVNPFDENLWSLTADAQCDVRASLAIITGTHERWAALLKSLTAEQFERTWIHPAFPDERRTVDRLVAYFTWHAEHHTAHVRLIANR from the coding sequence ATGACCGATCCTCGCTATCCTATCGGCCCGTTCAGTTGGAACGGATTCCTCACTCCCGCCGAGCGCGCGGAGTGCATCCGCCGGATTCTGGAGATTCCCCGCCAGCTCAGCCACGTCGTCGCGCAACTGAGCCCGGCGCAGCTTGAACAATCCTACCGGGAGGGCGGCTGGAGCGCGCGGCAACTCGTGCACCACGTCGCTGACAGTCAGATCGTGGGCTTCATCCGAACCAAGCTGATCGTGACCGAAGACTCGCCGACGGTCAACCCGTTCGACGAAAACCTGTGGTCCTTGACCGCCGATGCCCAGTGCGATGTCAGGGCCTCGCTGGCCATCATTACCGGAACCCACGAACGCTGGGCCGCCCTGCTGAAATCACTGACCGCCGAGCAGTTCGAGCGCACCTGGATTCATCCCGCGTTCCCCGACGAGCGCCGCACCGTGGACCGCCTTGTCGCCTACTTCACCTGGCACGCCGAGCACCATACGGCGCATGTGCGGCTAATCGCGAATAGATAA
- a CDS encoding putative metal-dependent hydrolase: protein MSDLRYPTGKFVWKYPLTVVDREQYIETIAGTPAKFRAVVQGLTETQLDTPYRAGGWTARQVIHHVPDSHLNAYVRTKLALTEDVPTIKPYEEAAWAALPDNFNTPVEVSVRTLELVHERWVNLLRALKPADFKRRFIHPAVAGDPRTLDWLLGLYAWHGPHHIAHIESVKY from the coding sequence ATGTCCGATCTCCGCTATCCTACCGGCAAGTTCGTCTGGAAATACCCGCTGACAGTCGTTGATCGCGAGCAATACATCGAGACCATCGCCGGGACTCCGGCCAAGTTCCGCGCCGTCGTGCAGGGTTTGACCGAAACGCAGCTCGATACGCCTTATCGCGCAGGCGGCTGGACGGCGCGGCAGGTGATCCACCATGTGCCCGATAGCCACCTGAATGCCTATGTGCGCACGAAACTCGCGCTGACCGAGGACGTGCCCACGATCAAGCCCTACGAGGAAGCCGCCTGGGCCGCGCTGCCGGATAACTTCAACACTCCCGTCGAGGTCTCGGTTCGGACGCTGGAACTGGTGCACGAGCGCTGGGTCAATTTGCTGCGCGCGCTCAAGCCCGCAGATTTCAAACGACGCTTCATCCATCCTGCGGTCGCCGGCGATCCGCGCACGCTGGACTGGCTGCTCGGCCTTTACGCCTGGCATGGTCCGCATCATATCGCGCACATCGAATCGGTGAAATACTAA
- a CDS encoding DASS family sodium-coupled anion symporter, whose product MSDPEPTGRLSAAEERFEAVRRKAGFVLAPLVFCAVWLAPLAGLSHEAHLLAAVVALTVTLWVTEAIPIPAAALLGPALCVLLGVAPAKTVFGPFADPVVFLFIGSFMLAQGLSVHGLDRRIAVSILAHKWVGPHPARILIAFSGVTLVISMWLSNTATTAMMYPIGLSLFAALSRKKGASAGPTVYASGMLLMCAYSSSLGGLGTPVGTPPNLIGLGLIEQATGIHIGFFQWMLLAAPVIILLFVVLYWHVGRKAAADFPRIENFNRWIADQLRELGPLRRGERNAATAFILTALLWIVPGVVVIIAGPESNTAKWLSGHLPESIVALIGATLLFVLPVNWKQREFTLNWRQAADIDWGTILLFGGGLSLGGLMFTTGLADAIGHSLQSLTGAQSLAALTFLFTGIGIILTEFTSNTASANVIIPVALAMSVECGVNPVIPAIGACMGASMAFLLPVSTPPNAIVYGSGLVPITHMIRYGFALDVVAAVVVPLVLLTWGQYVL is encoded by the coding sequence ATGTCGGATCCCGAACCTACCGGCCGCCTCTCCGCCGCGGAAGAACGCTTTGAAGCGGTTCGCCGCAAAGCCGGATTTGTACTCGCGCCACTCGTGTTCTGCGCCGTGTGGCTGGCGCCGCTCGCGGGACTGTCGCACGAAGCACACCTGCTCGCCGCCGTCGTCGCCTTGACGGTGACGCTGTGGGTGACCGAGGCGATCCCGATTCCCGCCGCGGCACTGCTCGGTCCCGCGCTGTGTGTTCTGCTCGGTGTGGCTCCGGCGAAAACCGTGTTCGGTCCGTTCGCCGATCCGGTGGTGTTCCTGTTCATCGGCTCGTTCATGCTCGCACAGGGATTGTCTGTACACGGCCTTGACCGCCGCATTGCCGTCTCTATCCTCGCGCACAAATGGGTCGGCCCGCATCCGGCGCGGATTCTGATCGCATTTTCCGGCGTCACGCTGGTGATTTCGATGTGGCTCTCGAACACGGCCACTACCGCGATGATGTACCCCATCGGTCTCAGTCTGTTCGCCGCGCTGTCCCGCAAGAAGGGCGCCAGCGCCGGACCCACCGTGTACGCCTCCGGCATGCTGCTGATGTGCGCCTATTCCTCCTCGCTGGGCGGACTCGGCACTCCCGTCGGCACACCGCCCAATTTGATCGGTCTCGGCCTGATCGAGCAGGCCACTGGCATTCACATCGGTTTCTTCCAGTGGATGCTGCTCGCGGCGCCGGTGATCATTCTGCTCTTTGTCGTGCTTTACTGGCACGTCGGGCGCAAGGCCGCCGCCGATTTCCCGCGCATCGAGAACTTCAACCGTTGGATTGCCGATCAACTGCGCGAGCTCGGTCCGCTGCGCCGCGGCGAGCGAAATGCGGCCACCGCCTTCATCCTTACCGCCTTGCTCTGGATCGTCCCCGGTGTCGTCGTGATTATCGCCGGACCGGAGAGCAACACCGCCAAATGGTTGAGCGGACACCTGCCCGAGTCGATCGTGGCGCTGATCGGCGCAACGCTGCTGTTTGTGCTTCCGGTCAATTGGAAACAGCGCGAATTCACGTTGAACTGGCGGCAGGCGGCGGATATCGACTGGGGCACGATTCTGCTCTTCGGCGGCGGGTTGTCGCTGGGCGGGCTGATGTTCACAACGGGACTTGCCGACGCGATCGGGCACAGTCTGCAATCCCTGACCGGAGCCCAGTCGCTGGCCGCGCTCACGTTCTTGTTCACGGGAATCGGGATCATCCTGACCGAATTCACCTCCAACACCGCCTCCGCGAACGTGATCATCCCCGTCGCGCTGGCCATGTCGGTGGAGTGTGGCGTCAATCCCGTGATCCCCGCGATCGGCGCCTGCATGGGCGCCTCGATGGCCTTCTTGCTACCGGTCTCCACGCCGCCCAATGCCATCGTGTATGGCTCCGGTCTGGTTCCGATCACGCACATGATCCGCTACGGCTTCGCCCTCGATGTCGTCGCGGCGGTCGTGGTGCCGCTGGTTCTGCTCACGTGGGGCCAGTATGTTCTATAG